The Papaver somniferum cultivar HN1 chromosome 3, ASM357369v1, whole genome shotgun sequence genome includes a region encoding these proteins:
- the LOC113358290 gene encoding dnaJ homolog subfamily C GRV2-like isoform X1, with the protein MDFVSRHTTTSSDQSSSNESSSAPTTHPTEELEYLARYLIVKHSWRGRYKRILCISNVSIVTLDPGTLNVTNSYDVENDFEGALPILGRDDNSQEFTINVRTDGRGKFKGMKFSSRFRASILTELYRIRLNRVNAAVEFPVLHLRRRNTQWAPFKLKITAVGVELIETQSGDLRWCLDFRDMKSPAIILLSDGYGKKSIDHGGFVLCPLYGRKSKAFQAAPGTTNTAIISALTKTAKSSVGVSLSVENSQSLTAAEYVKQRAKEAVGAEETPCGGWSVTRLRSAAHGTANIIGLSLGIGPKGGLGEQGDFVYRQLILTKASLVERRPENYESVIVRPLSAVSALVRFAEEPQMFAIEFNDGCPVHVYTCTSRDSLLAAVRDVLQTEGQCAVPVLPRLTMPGHHIDPPCGRVYLQLQHLPGEPQRAVADMESASMHLKHLAAAAKDAVAEGGSIPGSRAKLWRRIREFNACIPYSGVPPTIEVVEVTLMALITMLPATPNLPPESPPPPSPSPKAAATIMGFIACLRRLLASRSAASHVMSFPAAVGRIMGLLRNGSEGVAAEIAGLIAVLIGGGPGDSNILTDSKGEQHATIMHTKSVLFAHNNYVTILVNRLRPMSVSPLLSMSVVEVLEAMLCEPHGETTQYTTFVELLRQVAGLRRRLFSLFGHPAESVRETVAVIMRTIAEEDAIAAESMRDAALRDGALLRHLLHAFFLPAGERREVSRQLVALWADSYQPALDLLSRVLPPGLVAYLHTKFDGNLPEDDQSPPNQEATSMRRRQRRILQQRRGRPMRPIAFQEQLSPVSNAEDREFGTDALRGPDNYQRSAVDSSSGPVSDQFVVTTTPVNLADETSSAAVSQTDHSFVAVSGDAPYVSVSEAHEINAYGPVESDVNMVGSPGLPAPAQVVVENTPVGSGRLLCNWPEFWRAFSLDHNRADLIWNERTRQELREALQAEVHKLDIEKERTEDIGSGGATADVTGQESVPQISWNYTEFSAGYSSLSKEVCVGQYYLRLLLESGSSGRAQDFPLRDPVAFFRALYHRFLCDADIGLTVDGAVPDELGSSDDWCDMGRLDGFGGGGGSSVRELCARAMAIVYEQHYKTIGPFDGTAHITVLLDRSDDRALRHRLLLLLKVLMKVLSNVEACVLVGGCVLAVDLLTVAHEASERTAIPLQSNLIAATAFMEPLKEWTFIDKDGAQVGPMEKDAIRRFWSKKAIDWTTRCRASGMPDWKKLRDIRELRWALAIRVPVLTSTQVGEAALSILHSMVSAHSDLDDAGEIVTPTPRVKRILSSPRCIPHVAQALLTGEPSVVEVAAALLRAVVTRNPKAMVRLYSTGAFYFALAYPGSNLLSIAQLFSATHVHQAFHGGEEAAVSSSLPLAKRSVLGGHLPESLLYVLERSGPAAFAAAMVSDSDTPEIIWTHKMRAEHLICQVLQHLGDFPQKLSQHCHSLYDYAPMPPVTYPELRDEMWCHRYYLRNLCDEIRFPNWPIVEHVEFLQSLLAMWREELTRRPMDLSEEEACKILEISLEDVSGETADKRQPAEVNGDISNASKQFENIDEEKLKRQYRKLAMRYHPDKNPEGREKFLAVQKAYERLQATMQGLQGPQPWRLLLLLKGQCILYRRYGSVLEPFKYAGYPMLLNAVTVDKDESNFLTSDRAPLLVAASELIWLTCASSSLNGEELVRDGGIPLLATLLSRCMCVVQPTTPSNESSAIIVTNVIRTYAVLSQFENARVELLRFGGLIEDIVHSTELELVPAAVDAALQTAAHVSVSSELQDALLKAGVLWYLLPLLFQYDSTADEADATEAHGVGASVQIAKNLHAVRASQALSRLGGYSADGISTPYNQAAVETIKSLLTPKLADMLKDQAPKDLLSCLNSNLETPEIIWNSTTRAELLKFVDKQRASQGPDGSYDLQESYAFTYEALSKELHVGNVYLRVYNDQPDYDISNAEAFGAALIDYISELVHNHCVVDVNLENKMSPSNSSLEPSDPQNGTVDETVHTQDIDISAVGEGEVTSEEDLELINNLQIGLTSLKNLLTSAPSLAAIFSSKEQLVPLFECFSVPVASKSSIPQLCLSILSLLTMYAPCLETMVADRTSLLLLLQMLHGAPSCREGALHVLYALASTPELAWAAAKHGGVVYILQLLLPSQEEIPLQQRAAAASLLGKLVVQPMHGPRVSITLARFLPDGLVSVIRDGPGEAVIASLEQTTETPELVWTSAMAASLSAQIATMASDLYREQMKGRVVDWDVPEQPSGQQEMRDEPQVGGIYVRLFLKDPKFPLRNPKRFLEGLLDQYVSSVAATHYDMQGVVDPELPLLLSATLVSLLRVHPALADHVGFLGYVPKLVAAMAYEGRRESMSSGDMRKGDHVSVEDVYEADDEQNQSTVPTPQERVRLSCLRVLHQLAASTTCAEAMAATSVGTPQVVPLLMKAIGWQGGSILALETLKRVVVAGNRARDALVAQGLKVGLVEVLLGLLDWRAGGRSGLCSQMKWNESEASVGRVLAIEVLHAFATEGAHCTKVREILNFSDVWSAYKDQKHDLFLPSNAQSAAAGVAGLIENSSSRITYSLPAPPPQSTSARLPSSSSATTTNFEADWKL; encoded by the exons ATGGATTTCGTAAGTCGGCATACAACAACTTCATCGGATCAATCATCTTCTAATGAATCTTCTTCAGCTCCAACAACACATCCTACAGAGGAACTGGAGTACTTGGCTAGGTATTTAATTGTTAAACATTCTTGGCGTGGACGATACAAGAGAATTCTTTGCATATCCAATGTTTCGATTGTAACTTTGGATCCAGGTACACTAAATGTTACTAATTCGTATGatgttgaaaatgattttgaGGGGGCACTTCCAATATTAGGAAGGGATGACAATTCTCAAGAGTTTACCATTAACGTTAGAACTGATGGGCGTGGGAAATTTAAAGGGATGAAGTTTTCGTCCAGGTTTAGAGCAAGTATATTGACTGAATTGTACAGAATTAGGTTGAACAGAGTTAATGCTGCTGTTGAATTTCCTGTACTTCACCTTCGGAGGAGAAACACACAGTGGGCACCATTT AAACTGAAAATTACCGCTGTTGGAGTTGAACTCATCGAAACACAGTCTGGAGATCTTCGCTGGTGCTTAGATTTTAGAGACATGAAGTCACCTGCCATTATTCTTCTAAGTGATGGTTATGGGAAGAAAAGCATTGATCACGGAGGCTTTGTTCTTTGTCCTTTATATGGAAGAAAGTCTAAAGCATTTCAAGCTGCACCAGGAACCACAAACACAGCTATAATATCAGCCTTG ACTAAAACTGCAAAGTCTTCTGTTGGGGTGTCATTATCCGTGGAAAATTCTCAATCCCTTACGGCTGCAGAGTATGTTAAGCAAAGAG CCAAGGAGGCTGTTGGAGCGGAAGAAACTCCATGTGGGGGATGGTCTGTTACAAGGTTGCGATCTGCTGCTCATGGGACAGCTAATATAATTGGATTAAGTTTGGGAATTGGGCCTAAAGGAGGACTTGGTGAGCAAGGTGATTTTGTATATCGTCAACTCATTCTTACAAAGGCATCACTTGTTGAAAGACGCCCTGAGAATTATGAG TCTGTTATTGTTCGACCTTTATCTGCAGTAAGCGCTCTTGTTCGTTTTGCCGAGGAGCCGCAAATGTTTGCCATTGAATTCAATGATGGCTGCCCCGTTCAT GTTTATACGTGCACATCTCGTGATAGCTTGCTCGCAGCAGTTCGGGATGTTTTACAAACGGAA GGTCAGTGCGCTGTTCCTGTACTGCCGAGGTTGACTATGCCCGGTCATCATATTGATCCACCATGTGGTAGAGTCTATCTGCAACTTCAACATCTTCCTGGTGAACCACAACGTGCTGTAGCTGATATGGAGAGTGCATCCATGCATCTGAAACATCTAGCTGCAGCTGCCAAAGATGCTGTTGCTGAGGGGGGGTCTATTCCCGGTTCAAGAGCTAAATTATGGCGTAGAATAAGGGAATTCAATGCATGCATACCTTATAGTGGAGTGCCTCCGACTATTGAAGTAGTCGAAGTGACTTTGATGGCCTTAATTACGATGCTTCCAGCAACCCCAAATCTTCCTCCCGAATCACCTCCCCCGCCATCACCATCACCTAAAGCGGCTGCAACAATTATGGGCTTCATTGCATGCTTACGTAGGTTGCTCGCATCAAGAAGTGCAGCTTCACATGTGATGtcgtttcctgctgctgttggaAGAATAATGGGTTTACTAAGGAACGGTTCAGAAGGTGTAGCAGCTGAAATAGCAGGACTGATAGCTGTGCTTATTGGTGGGGGTCCTGGTGATAGCAATATACTGACGGACTCAAAAGGGGAGCAACATGCTACAATTATGCATACCAAGTCTGTATTGTTTGCACATAACAACTATGTGACAATCCTTGTCAATAGATTGAGACCTATGTCAGTATCACCTTTATTGTCAATGTCTGTTGTGGAAGTTCTCGAGGCTATGCTATGTGAACCCCACGGGGAAACTACACAATATACTACCTTTGTTGAACTACTACGTCAAGTGGCTGGTTTGCGGCGTCGCTTGTTCTCATTGTTTGGACACCCTGCTGAAAGTGTAAGAGAAACAGTGGCTGTGATCATGCGTACGATTGCTGAAGAAGATGCGATTGCAGCTGAATCTATGCGGGATGCTGCTTTACGTGATGGTGCTCTCTTAAGACACTTACTGCACGCCTTTTTCCTTCCTGCTGGCGAACGTCGTGAAGTTAGCCGTCAGCTTGTTGCTCTTTGGGCGGATTCTTATCAGCCAGCTCTTGATTTGTTATCCAGAGTTCTTCCTCCTGGGCTTGTTGCGTATTTACACACAAAATTCGATGGAAATTTGCCTGAAGATGACCAAAGTCCACCTAACCAAGAAGCTACTTCGATGAGGAGAAGACAAAGACGTATACTTCAGCAGAGGAGAGGTCGGCCTATGAGACCTATAGCATTTCAAGAACAACTTTCACCTGTTAGTAATGCTGAAGACAGGGAATTCGGAACTGATGCTCTTAGAGGACCAGACAACTATCAGAGATCTGCTGTAGATTCTAGTTCTGGACCGGTTTCCGATCAATTTGTGGTTACCACGACACCTGTTAACTTGGCAGATGAAACTTCTTCAGCAGCTGTTTCTCAAACTGACCATTCGTTCGTTGCGGTTTCTGGGGATGCTCCCTATGTGTCTGTATCTGAAGCACATGAAATAAATGCATATGGTCCCGTTGAATCTGATGTCAACATGGTTGGATCTCCAGGTCTCCCTGCCCCTGCTCAGGTTGTTGTGGAGAACACACCTGTGGGATCTGGCAGGTTACTTTGCAACTGGCCTGAATTTTGGCGAGCTTTTAGTCTTGATCATAACCGTGCAGACTTAATTTGGAATGAGCGTACCAGGCAAGAATTAAGAGAGGCTTTGCAAGCCGAGGTTCATAAGCTAGATATAGAGAAGGAACGTACTGAAGACATTGGTTCTGGCGGCGCAACAGCTGATGTGACTGGGCAAGAAAGTGTACCTCAGATTTCGTGGAACTACACTGAATTCTCAGCTGGTTACTCCAGCTTATCTAAAGAAGTCTGTGTTGGTCAATATTATCTGCGGTTGCTGCTTGAGAGTGGTAGCAGTGGCCGTGCACAAGATTTTCCATTACGTGATCCAGTTGCATTCTTTAGAGCACTGTATCATCGCTTCTTATGTGATGCAGACATTGGTCTGACTGTAGATGGTGCTGTTCCTGATGAATTAGGCTCATCTGATGATTGGTGTGATATGGGAAGATTAGATGGATTTGGAGGAGGTGGAGGTTCTTCAGTTAGAGAGCTTTGTGCGAGAGCAATGGCGATCGTATATGAGCAGCATTATAAAACTATTGGCCCATTTGATGGTACTGCTCACATTACAGTTCTGTTAGATAGGAGCGATGACCGGGCTTTGAGGCATCGCCTACTTCTTCTTCTGAAG GTGTTAATGAAGGTTTTGTCAAATGTCGAGGCTTGTGTTCTGGTTGGAGGTTGTGTGTTAGCTGTAGATCTTCTGACGGTGGCTCATGAAGCTTCTGAAAGGACAGCTATTCCTTTGCAGTCTAATCTCATAGCAGCAACTGCTTTCATGGAGCCTCTTAAGGAGTGGACGTTTATAGATAAAGACGGAGCACAAGTTGGCCCCATGGAGAAGGATGCCATTAGAAGGTTCTGGTCAAAAAAAGCCATTGATTGGACAACCAGGTGTCGGGCATCAGGAATGCCTGACTGGAAGAAATTACGTGATATTCGTGAATTGCGCTGGGCCTTGGCCATTCGTGTTCCTGTTCTCACTTCGACTCAG GTGGGGGAGGCTGCTTTATCCATATTACACAGCATGGTTTCTGCACATTCTGATCTTGATGATGCCGGTGAGATCGTAACTCCAACACCAAGAGTGAAACGTATACTGTCAAGTCCACGGTGCATTCCTCATGTTGCACAG GCTCTGCTTACTGGAGAACCAAGTGTTGTTGAGGTTGCTGCTGCTTTGCTAAGGGCTGTTGTCACAAGAAATCCGAAGGCAATGGTACGACTTTATAGCACAGGTGCATTTTACTTTGCGTTGGCGTATCCTGGATCCAATCTTCTCTCAATTGCTCAACTTTTTTCCGCAACGCATGTCCATCAAGCATTCCATGGTGGTGAAGAGGCGGCAGTTTCCTCTTCCCTGCCTTTGGCAAAGCGTAGTGTACTGGGAGGGCATCTTCCAGAATCCCTGTTGTATGTATTGGAGCGTAGTGGTCCGGCGGCTTTTGCCGCAGCAATGGTTTCCGACTCTGATACCCCAGAGATCATCTGGACACACAAAATGCGAGCTGAACATTTGATTTGCCAG GTTCTGCAGCATCTTGGAGATTTTCCTCAGAAATTGTCGCAGCATTGCCATTCATTGTACGATTATGCTCCTATGCCACCGGTGACTTATCCTGAGTTGAGGGATGAAATGTGGTGCCACCGCTACTACCTCCGCAACTTATGCGATGAGATTCGTTTCCCTAATTGGCCGATTGTTGAACATGTTGAGTTCTTACAGTCATTGTTAGCAATGTGGCGAGAAGAATTAACCAGAAGGCCCATGGATCTTTCTGAGGAAGAAGCTTGCAAAATACTggagatatccttggaagatgTGTCTGGTGAGACTGCTGACAAAAGGCAGCCCGCTGAAGTTAATGGGGATATAAGTAACGCATCCAAGCAGTTTGAGAATATTGACGAGGAAAAGCTGAAGCGCCAATACCGGAAACTTGCCATGAGATACCATCCTGATAAAAATCCTGAAGGGAGGGAGAAATTTCTTGCTGTACAGAAAGCATATGAGCGACTACAG GCTACAATGCAAGGATTGCAAGGCCCGCAACCATGGAGGTTGTTGCTTTTACTGAAGGGACAATGTATATTATACCGCCGATATGGGAGTGTTTTGGAGCCTTTTAAGTATGCTGGTTATCCAATGTTGCTAAATGCAGTCACCGTGGACAAGGATGAAAGCAATTTCCTTACATCAGATAGAGCACCTCTTCTTGTCGCAGCATCAGAGCTCATATGGCTGAC ATGTGCATCCTCTTCCTTAAATGGAGAAGAGCTTGTGAGGGATGGTGGAATACCACTTCTTGCCACGCTTCTATCACGATGCATGTGTGTGGTTCAGCCAACTACTCCTTCCAATGAATCTTCTGCTATCATTGTTACAAATGTTATCCGGACTTATGCAGTCTTGAGTCAGTTTGAGAACGCCAGAGTTGAGTTGCTGAGGTTTGGTGGCCTAATTGAGGATATTGTGCACTCCACAGAACTTGAACTTGTgcctgctgctgttgatgctgccTTACAGACGGCAGCTCATGTTTCGGTATCATCTGAATTGCAGGATGCTTTACTGAAAGCTGGCGTGTTATG GTATCTCTTACCTCTGCTGTTTCAGTATGACTCAACTGCAGATGAAGCTGATGCAACAGAGGCACATGGTGTTGGTGCAAGTGTTCAGATTGCTAAGAACTTGCATGCTGTTCGAGCATCGCAGGCTTTATCAAGACTTGGTGGTTATTCTGCTGACGGGATTTCAACTCCTTATAATCAGGCTGCAGTTGAAACTATCAAATCTTTGCTTACACCTAAGCTTGCCGATATGTTGAAAGACCAGGCGCCTAAGGATCTCCTGTCTTGCTTAAATTCAAACTTGGAGACCCCAGAG ATTATTTGGAACTCAACAACCCGGGCGGAATTGCTTAAGTTTGTGGATAAGCAGCGAGCAAGCCAAGGTCCGGATGGTTCCTATGACTTGCAAGAGTCGTATGCCTTCACATATGAAGCGCTGTCAAAAGAGCTACATGTTGGAAATGTTTACTTGAGGGTATACAACGACCAACCTGATTATGATATCAGTAATGCAGAAGCTTTTGGTGCCGCTCTTATTGATTATATCTCAGAACTTGTGCATAATCACTGTGTAGTAGATGTTAATCTTGAGAATAAAATGAGTCCTAGTAATTCATCCTTAGAGCCATCTGATCCTCAGAACGGCACGGTTGATGAAACAGTTCATACACAAGACATTGACATTTCGGCTGTTGGTGAAGGGGAAGTAACTAGCGAGGAGGACTTAGAATTGATTAATAACCTTCAAATCGGTTTAACTTCTCTTAAGAATCTACTGACAAGCGCCCCAAGTCTGGCTGCTATATTCTCTAGTAAAGAGCAGCTAGTACCTCTCTTTGAATGCTTTTCTGTGCCTGTTGCATCAAAAAGCAGCATTCCTCAACTTTGTCTAAGTATACTCTCACTCTTGACCATGTATGCTCCTTGCCTGGAGACTATGGTTGCAGACCGTACAAGTCTTCTCCTTCTACTACAGATGCTACATGGTGCTCCCAGTTGTCGAGAAGGGGCTCTCCATGTCCTTTACGCGTTGGCAAGTACCCCTGAACTTGCATGGGCTGCTGCTAAGCATGGTGGTGTTGTATATATTCTTCAACTACTTTTGCCTTCGCAAG aagaaattcctTTACAACAGAGAGCTGCAGCCGCATCATTGTTAGGAAAGCTTGTTGTCCAGCCGATGCATGGGCCTAGAGTGTCAATAACTCTGGCAAGGTTTCTTCCAGATGGTTTGGTATCTGTTATTAGGGATGGGCCTGGTGAAGCGGTGATAGCTTCTCTTGAACAAACAACAGAAACACCTGAACTTGTTTGGACATCCGCAATGGCAGCTTCTTTATCTGCGCAAATTGCAACAATGGCTTCAGATCTGTATCGGGAGCAGATGAAAGGCCGTGTTGTTGATTGGGATGTACCTGAACAACCATCAGGGCAGCAAGAAATGAGAGATGAGCCGCAGGTTGGCGGGATTTATGTAAGGCTATTCCTCAAAGACCCCAAGTTTCCATTAAGAAATCCAAAAAGATTCCTGGAAGGGCTTCTAGATCAATATGTTTCATCTGTTGCTGCCACTCATTATGACATGCAAGGTGTTGTTGACCCCGAGCTCCCTTTGCTTCTCTCTGCTACACTAGTTTCCTTGCTCCGAGTGCATCCTGCACTTGCTGATCATGTTGGATTTCTTGGATATGTTCCAAAACTTGTCGCTGCAATGGCTTATGAAGGCAGACGAGAGTCCATGTCTTCTGGGGATATGAGAAAAGGAGATCATGTCAGCGTGGAGGACGTGTATGAGGCCGATGATGAACAAAATCAGTCCACTGTGCCAACTCCACAAGAACGTGTTCGTCTTAGTTGTCTGCGTGTTTTACATCAACTTGCAGCAAGTACAACTTGTGCAGAAGCCATGGCTGCAACAAGTGTGGGCACTCCTCAG GTTGTTCCCTTGCTAATGAAAGCAATTGGATGGCAAGGTGGCAGTATACTAGCCCTTGAGACTCTAAAACGTGTAGTCGTTGCTGGAAATCGAGCTCGAGATGCACTTGTTGCTCAAGGACTGAA GGTTGGTCTTGTTGAAGTGCTTCTTGGTCTTCTTGACTGGAGGGCTGGAGGAAGGAGTGGGCTTTGCTCTCAGATGAAGTGGAATGAGTCTGAGGCTTCTGTTGGACGGGTCCTTGCAATTGAG GTCTTGCATGCATTTGCAACAGAAGGAGCCCATTGTACTAAAGTTCGTGAGATATTGAACTTTTCTGAT GTTTGGAGTGCTTATAAAGACCAAAAGCATGACCTTTTTCTTCCTTCAAATGCGCAATCAGCTGCTGCTGGAGTGGCAGGTCTTATTGAGAACTCATCATCAAGAATCACATACTCACTCCCAGCACCACCGCCGCAGTCTACTTCGGCAAGACTCCCCAGTAGCAGTAGTGCTACTACTACTAATTTTGAGGCAGACTGGAAATTATAG